From one Anopheles bellator chromosome 1, idAnoBellAS_SP24_06.2, whole genome shotgun sequence genomic stretch:
- the LOC131210122 gene encoding galectin-4-like, which translates to MSQLPVFNPPTPFLAHLPAGLGIYRKVTIRGRMTHDQFNINLQTGPNTNPRDDTALHISIRPRDGVIIRNSVQFRNWGIEERFGGCPVIKKSYFDVTITVKPDSFGIAVNGAHYCDFNHRMPYASIRFVHIGEGAKVDAILSE; encoded by the exons ATGTCTCAACTACCAGTATTTAATCCC CCAACGCCCTTTTTGGCACATCTTCCCGCTGGCTTGGGAATCTACCGGAAAGTTACCATTCGTGGACGGATGACTCATGATCA ATTCAACATCAACCTTCAAACTGGGCCGAACACCAATCCGCGCGATGATACGGCCTTACACATCAGCATTCGACCACGGGACGGTGTGATCATCCGTAATTCTGTACAATTTCGCAACTGGGGCATCGAGGAGCGATTTGGCGGTTGTCCTGTGATAAAGAAATCCTACTTCGATGTGACCATCACGGTGAAACCGGACAGCTTCGGAATCGCAGTGAATGGAGCCCATTACTGTGACTTCAACCACCGTATGCCATACGCCTCGATACGCTTTGTTCACATCGGCGAGGGCGCCAAGGTCGACGCAATACTGTCGGAATGA
- the LOC131206701 gene encoding uncharacterized protein LOC131206701, translated as MKNLCDLVLKYKSFSNVDDDLFAYIDRILENAWEIHQRHDRATIELQKLEQQLPVQRERQAIWLEQANITVSPVRKRKRRSIDASLSARKENVSAVDDSTFFPNKSDPEASLVATSVLEQNIIDSEESFFALSQSPSKREPLSSKNECFPDRSPAKHLYERKNGSILRESKLDARVAVRKTIDEKSPQLAATTSATTTGSKWTVKKDDKAIVSKLEQSSTTVKSLRSPLHGRSRLRQTKLVFLEHSNQGVRAKNGGKETEEEVSMNDFIVPTPPSSAHKSKCVRSFRMKKESASNGMQPISRSNSKIDRSTTDKCFNDTRKTSTHTCGDDIDRTFCAGIESCSDFQAQKIKQEPPTQPNNKPCVFRTIENVSHAWNCAAEEKNDTSDIILVPPPSQESVVCVMESQASKKDLLIAALKEERSRRIEDTGSRPLDIATDFNDKWKEPEAATTKTGTPMKNSTPVQASAAKQLCIDCKKLFQFHMTSGKSAETVLSKLPRNCRSCRMAQLHNTPPDFWHPDFLPTQQ; from the exons atgaaaaacttgtGCGATTTAGTGCTAAAGTATAAATCGTTTAGCAATGtggatgatgatttgtttgcttacATCGATCGTATTTTAGAGAACGCCTGGG AAATACATCAGCGGCACGACCGTGCCACGATAGAATTACAGAAGCTGGAACAACAATTACCGGTACAAAGGGAACGCCAAGCTATCTGGCTTGAACAAGCCAACATAACCGTTTCGCCGGTACGAAAACGTAAACGTAGGTCCATCGACGCGTCGCTTTCTGCACGCAAAGAAAACGTATCTGCCGTCGATGATTCCACGTTTTTCCCCAACAAATCCGACCCAGAAGCTTCGCTGGTAGCAACGTCCGTGCTAGAACAGAACATCATCGATTCGGAGGAATCATTTTTCGCCCTGTCGCAAAGTCCGTCTAAAAGAGAACCGCTGTCCAGTAAAAATGAATGCTTCCCCGATCGTTCACCAGCAAAGCATTTATAtgaacggaaaaacggaagtATTTTGCGCGAGAGTAAACTCGACGCTAGGGTCGCCGTCAGAAAAACGATAGACGAAAAGTCACCGCAACTGGCAGCAACGACAAGCGCGACAACGACGGGCAGTAAATGGACGGTGAAAAAGGACGATAAGGCCATAGTTTCTAAGCTGGAACAGAGTTCGACAACCGTTAAATCGCTTCGATCTCCCTTGCATGGGCGTAGCCGTTTGCGGCAGACTAAGCTAGTGTTTCTAGAGCACTCGAACCAAGGGGTTCGTGCGAAAAACGGTGGCAAAGAAACGGAGGAAGAAGTATCAATGAATGATTTTATAGTGCCCACGCCGCCCTCGTCAGCACATAAATCAAAATGCGTGCGAAGTTTTCGGATGAAGAAAGAGTCTGCCAGTAACGGGATGCAGCCAATCAGCAGAAGCAATTCGAAAATTGATCGATCAACAACTGATAAATGTTTCAACGACACTAGGAAAACAAGCACTCATACTTGCGGCGATGATATCGATCGAACTTTTTGTGCAGGAATAGAAAGCTGCAGCGACTTCCAAGCACAGAAGATCAAACAAGAACCGCCAACGCAACCGAACAATAAACCGTGTGTTTTTAGGACGatcgaaaatgtttcacatgCGTGGAATTGTGCAGCCGAGGAAAAGAACGATACCAGCGATATCATACTTGTGCCACCCCCCAGCCAGGAGTCAGTTGTTTGTGTGATGGAATCCCAAGCTTCGAAAAAGGATTTACTCATTGCTGCCTTGAAGGAAGAACGTAGTAGGCGGATCGAAGACACGGGTTCACGGCCTTTGGACATTGCCACCGATTTCAA TGATAAGTGGAAGGAACCAGAAGCTGCGACCACGAAAACCGGCACACCAATGAAGAACTCTACTCCCGTACAAGCATCGGCTGCGAAACAGTTATGTATCGATTGCAAAAAgctgtttcaatttcacatGACGTCTGGGAAATCTGCAGA
- the LOC131205386 gene encoding formin-like protein, protein MGLASSKAVNSIAGSGNGTGGTDGASDGSRGMILGNGRQSKDSVIVETTASYPVLDNRQPCSILPSPSGSTSVDTWKSSSCHVRQASIRSRNLQPMPDSGELDRRFAKVLASMDLPPDKAKLLKNYDNAKKWDIICDQEMVHAKDPPAHYLTKLRTYLDPKASRSHRKRKMVGESTSTQVLRDLEISLRTNHIEWVKEFLDEENQGLDALIDYLSFRLAMMRHEQRIQEAKSESDEGLNPKDGLNIGNNSFGSNETNHKSIPNGFMRPGLGDMMDSPSIKRRSRHIAKLNMGLTTDDIHVCIMCMRAIMNNKYGFNMVIQHREAINCIALSLIHKSLRTKALVLELLAAICLVKGGHEIILFAFDNFKKVCSEQRRFQTLMEYFMNYELFNIDFMVACMQFVNIVVHSVEDMNYRVHLQYEFTALGLDEYLEKLRLTESEELHVQISAYLDNVFDVAALMEDSETKTAALERVNELEDELGRALDQASEIEREALFKIGELEAELSRTRNERDELYQKQLVVEDEVIKLKRALKQHEQESQSRQSMLLELENLTKTLPKGTSIADVSNLLAKGGLSELSPTGSGSSNSGGVSQQAPPIPPPPAPPAPSVVPMPPPPPCPPAPPSGSEPPRAPPKPPTFIPVPPPMGGGGHNGALHCTDGAMTIKRKVQPKYKLPTLNWVALKPNQVRGTIFNELDDEKLHRQIDFVDFEERFKIGMGGPVTNGSCDMDGLSTFPSKRFKKPEHISLLEHTRLRNIAISRRKLEMPAETVIKAINNLDLKLLSLENVELLQKITPTDQEQKLYKEYVIEKKDLNQLTEEDKFMLQLTKVERISSKLSIMNYIGNFFDCLHLISPQVYSIISASSSIKSSKKFRAVLEVILAFGNYLNSSKRGPAYGFKLQSLDTLLDTKSNDKRMSLMHYIVATIRQKFPELMNFDTELFCTDKAAQVSLEMLISDVNELEKGMETVRKEAELRGKGIHSHVLRDFLGNSEEKLKKIKSECKTAQESFKECIEYFGESSRNADANAFFSLLVRFVRAFKTCDQENEQRRRLEAAALQASVKKDEDEQVVLRNNKINSQKKQQEAVINELKLKAHAVREKKLLQQDEVYNGALEDILLGLKNEPYRRADAVRRSQRRRIDSNRLSRTMEEVDF, encoded by the exons ATGGGTTTGGCATCGTCGAAAGCCGTCAACAGCATTGCCGGTAGTGGCAATGGCACTGGCGGAACTGACGGAGCGAGCGATGGTAGCCGTGGTATGATTTTGGGCAATGGGCGTCAAAGCAAGGATAGTGTTATTGTGGAGACCACCGCCTCCTACCCGGTGTTGGACAATCGCCAGCCGTGCTCCATACTTCCGTCGCCGTCCGGAAGCACCAGTGTTGACACTTGGAAATCGTCCAGCTGCCATGTCCGACAGGCCAGCATACGATCGCGTAATCTACAGCCCATGCCGGATAGCGGCGAGTTGGATCGTCGCTTTGCAAAAGTGCTG GCCTCTATGGATCTTCCACCCGACAAAGCGAAGCTGTTGAAAAATTATGACAAtgcaaaaaaatgggacaTCATATGCGACCAG GAAATGGTACATGCTAAAGATCCTCCTGCGCACTACCTTACGAAGTTACGAACCTATCTGGATCCCAAGGCCTCCCGAAGTCATAGG aaacgaaaaatggtcGGTGAATCAACGTCGACGCAAGTGTTACGCGACCTAGAAATCTCTCTCCGAACGAACCACATCGAGTGGGTGAAAGAGTTTCTAGATGAAGAAAACCAGGGTTTGGATGCGCTGATCGATTACCTCAGCTTCCGGCTGGCTATGATGCGCCACGAACAGCGCATTCAAGAAGCaaaatcggaatcggacgAAGGTCTCAACCCGAAGGATGGTCTAAACattggcaacaactcattcGGAAGCAACGAAACCAACCATAAGTCGATCCCGAACGGTTTTATGAGACCAGGATTGGGTGATATGATGGACAGTCCTAGCATCAAGCGTCGTTCGAGGCACATCGCCAAGCTCAATATGGGACTCACGACGGACGATATTCATGTGTGCATCATGTGCATGCGTGCGATCATGAACAACAAATACGGTTTCAATATGGTCATACAGCACCGGGAAGCCATCAATTGCATCGCACTCAGCTTGATCCACAAATCGCTTCGCACGAaggcgctggtgctggaacTGCTGGCCGCTATTTGCCTGGTAAAGGGCGGTCACGAGATCATTCTTTTCGCGTTCGACAACTTTAAGAAGGTGTGCTCGGAACAGCGTCGTTTTCAGACCCTGATGGAGTACTTCATGAACTATGAGCTGTTCAACATTGACTTCATGGTAGCATGCATGCAGTTTGTCAACATTGTCGTCCACTCGGTAGAGGACATGAACTATCGTGTGCACCTCCAGTACGAGTTTACTGCTCTCGGGTTGGATGAGTATCTCGAGAAGCTGCGACTGACGGAATCCGAGGAGCTACACGTACAGATTTCCGCATACCTAGATAATGTGTTCGACGTGGCTGCCCTGATGGAGGACagtgaaacgaaaacggcCGCTCTGGAGCGCGTAAATGAGTTAGAGGACGAATTGGGTCGTGCTCTGGATCAAGCCAGTGAAATTGAGCGGGAAGCGCTGTTCAAGATCGGCGAACTAGAAGCTGAACTGAGCCGTACGAGGAATGAGCGTGATGAGCTGTATCAAAAGCAGCTGGTGGTCGAGGATGAAGTTATCAAACTGAAACGGGCTCTCAAACAGCACGAACAGGAATCGCAGAGCCGCCAGTCGATGCTATTGGAGCTGGAAAATTTGACCAAAACTCTGCCGAAAGGAACGTCTATTGCGGACGTTTCAAACCTACTGGCCAAAGGTGGTCTGTCCGAGCTCAGCCCAACCGGTagtggcagcagcaatagCGGTGGAGTTAGCCAACAAGCACCCCCTATACCTCCTCCCCCGGCACCGCCAGCTCCGTCTGTTGTTCCCatgcctccgccaccaccctGTCCTCCGGCACCGCCATCTGGTAGTGAGCCGCCGAGAGCTCCTCCGAAACCTCCGACGTTCATTCCTGTGCCACCGCCTATGGGAGGCGGTGGACATAACGGGGCACTCCACTGCACGGATGGTGCGATGACCATCAAGCGCAAAGTGCAGCCGAAGTACAAACTGCCAACGTTAAACTGGGTTGCACTGAAACCAAACCAGGTACGCGGTACGATATTCAACGAATTGGACGATGAGAAACTGCATCGGCAGATCGATTTCGTTGACTTTGAGGAACGGTTCAAGATCGGTATGGGTGGTCCAGTTACCAACGGAAGCTGTGATATGGATGGTTTGTCCACATTCCCTAGCAAGCGATTCAAAAAGCCCGAGCATATTTCACTGCTTGAGCACACGAGACTAAGAAACATTG CAATATCTCGACGAAAATTGGAAATGCCGGCTGAGACGGTTATCAAGGCGATCAACAATCTCGATCTCAAGCTGTTATCGCTGGAAAACGTAGAACTGTTACAGAAGATAACACCAACGGACCAGGAACAGAAGTTGTATAAGGAGTATGTGATAGAGAAGAAGGATCTGAATCAGTTAACCGAAGAGGACAAGTTTATGCTACAGCTAACGAAAGTGGAGCGAATTTCATCCAAACTCTCGATCATGAACTACATTGGCAACTTTTTCGATTGCTTGCATCTAATTAGTCCG CAAGTGTATTCGATCATCTCAGCCTCGTCCTCGATAAAATCGTCCAAGAAGTTCCGCGCAGTGCTCGAAGTGATACTGGCGTTCGGAAACTATCTAAACAGCAGCAAACGCGGCCCGGCGTACGGTTTCAAGTTGCAGTCCCTAGACACGCTGCTCGACACCAAATCCAACGACAAGCGCATGAGCTTGATGCACTACATTGTAGCCACTATTCGACAAAAGTTTCCCGAGTTAATGAACTTTGATACAGAACTTTTTTGTACCGACAAAGCGGCCCAGGTATCGCTTGAGATGCTCATCTCCGACGTGAACGAACTGGAAAAAGGCATGGAAACAGTACGAAAAGAAGCCGAGTTGCGTGGTAAAGGCATCCACAGCCACGTGTTGCGTGATTTTCTGGGAAACTCGGAAGAGAAGTTGAAAAAGATCAAGTCTGAATGTAAAACAGCACAG GAATCATTCAAAGAATGTATCGAATACTTTGGCGAGTCATCCAGAAATGCCGATGCGAATGCATTCTTCTCATTACTAGTCCGTTTTGTACGAGCCTTTAAG ACATGTGATCAGGAAAacgaacaacgacgacggctggAAGCAGCCGCACTGCAAGCATCCGTTAAAAAGGATGAGGATGAGCAGGTGGTGCTGcgtaacaataaaattaatagccaaaagaaacaacag GAGGCTGTTATCAACGAATTAAAGTTAAAAGCACACGCTGTGCGTGAGAAAAAGCTTCTTCAGCAAGATGAAGTATATAATGGAGCTTTGGAAGATATTCTGCTGGGGCTGAAGAACGAACCATATCGGAGAGCGGACGCTGTACGGAGAAGTCAGCGCCGTCGAATCGACAGTAATAGGCTCTCTAGAACAATGGAGGAAGTAGACTTTTGA
- the LOC131216842 gene encoding uncharacterized protein LOC131216842 gives MSFTDERGGSSTNNNSPLYPSTDRFMPLGFSTPQHQGGTSTETRNYYSVQPKHMLPRSRVIHKSNRYGQNRHQTHDRSGFSSHESNHHDEGGNGALNSETDRANYSRNWKSHQGRNQGYGGQQRHRQNNHHRHGKPGPYKKEDYFHPSMLEDPWEYLLRQTTERSEQNHSRNFATAESDADEEEITKCSGE, from the exons ATGTCCTTCACTGATGAGCGAGGTGGCTCgagcacaaacaacaacagtccGCTGTATCCCAGTACTGATCGTTTCATGCCGCTTGGATTCAGCACGCCTCAACACCAAGGAGGAACTTCGACCGAAACACGAAATTACTACTCCGTACAACCCAAGCACATGTTACCGAGATCACGTGTAATTCACAAGAGCAACCGTTATGGACAAAACAGGCATCAGACTCACGATAGATCTGGATTTTCATCTCACGAATCAAATCATCATGACGAAGGTGGAAACGGAGCTCTGAACTCTGAAACGGATCGCGCAAATTATAGTCGCAACTGGAAAAGCCATCAGGGCAGGAATCAAGGCTATGGAGGCCAACAACGCCACCGTCAAAATAATCATCACAGACATGGT AAACCGGGCCCATATAAGAAGGAAGACTACTTTCATCCTTCCATGCTCGAAGACCCTTGGGAATACCTGCTCCGGCAAACGACGGAACGGTCGGAACAAAACCATTCGCGAAACTTTGCGACTGCCGAAAGCGATGCTGATGAGGAAGAAATCACAAAATGTAGTGGCGAGTAG
- the LOC131210133 gene encoding galectin-7-like codes for MAQLPVYNPPSPFLGLLPTGLGLYRKITIRGRMTHDMFNINLQCGPNVDPRDDAALHISIRPREGLIVRNTYQFRSWGVEERFGGCPVQKRSYFDVSITVKPDSYGIAVNGCHYCDFNHRLPYASVRFIHTGVGAQVDAIITE; via the exons ATGGCACAGCTGCCCGTGTACAATCCG CCATCGCCTTTTCTTGGACTGCTACCTACAGGACTGGGTCTGTATCGTAAGATAACCATCCGGGGGCGAATGACACACGACAT GTTCAACATTAATCTTCAGTGTGGTCCAAACGTAGACCCTCGTGATGATGCGGCGCTGCACATAAGCATACGACCCCGGGAAGGCCTGATCGTGCGCAACACGTACCAGTTCCGAAGTTGGGGTGTTGAGGAACGCTTCGGAGGCTGCCCGGTACAGAAGCGGTCGTATTTCGATGTCAGCATTACGGTGAAACCGGACAGCTATGGTATCGCCGTGAACGGGTGCCACTACTGTGACTTCAATCATCGCTTACCGTACGCTTCGGTGCGATTCATTCATACGGGCGTTGGTGCACAAGTCGATGCCATCATAACTGAGTAG
- the LOC131206627 gene encoding 32 kDa beta-galactoside-binding lectin-like, which produces MASVMLPLFNPDVPCLGAILGGLPVGKKIIIQGTLTSNRFNINLQLGPEVAPRDDTALHLSVRPNERTIVLNSYVGQCWQDEERSSSCPIAIGQPFTLDIRVEESCFVIVINDETFTTFQHRQPNDMVNYIHLGEGATIDAVVESF; this is translated from the exons ATGGCATCAGTAATGCTACCACTGTTTAATCCG GATGTTCCCTGCCTGGGTGCCATCCTTGGCGGTCTTCcagtggggaaaaaaatcatcatacAAGGCACGCTGACGAGCAACAG ATTTAACATCAACTTGCAGTTAGGGCCCGAGGTTGCTCCACGGGACGATACGGCGCTTCATCTGAGCGTTCGGCCTAACGAACGTACCATCGTACTTAACTCGTACGTCGGCCAATGCTGGCAAGATGAGGAACGCTCTAGCTCCTGCCCGATCGCCATAGGGCAACCATTCACGCTCGACATCAGAGTAGAAGAGTCTTGCTTCGTGATCGTCATCAACGATGAAACGTTTACCACATTTCAACACCGCCAACCGAACGATATGGTAAATTATATTCATCTAGGAGAAGGAGCCACCATCGACGCCGTGGTGGAATCGTTCTAA